A single genomic interval of Sebastes umbrosus isolate fSebUmb1 chromosome 11, fSebUmb1.pri, whole genome shotgun sequence harbors:
- the LOC119496379 gene encoding dysbindin-A-like has protein sequence MIKKPELRGIMFENFRERLHMVQQDFTTGFKTLGDKSRDPKIRRKPRFEESLPHFSAGLEILSRYEESWFLLHKRTKDCAQTAEAVDGDIVMLSAHWERRRTALTQLQEQLQSLPAFVSELDAITANIAHLEGDFEEMESRLVYLETLCCQCEQQTVKQNHINQLEVYKKKKRKELEALEVELNSEHAQKVAEVEQAMQQKLRERQKVYEEAFNQDMEQYLSTGQLQHRETTEADVHVLDQMTVTNISDLEALDDFLNSAGDDDISTGSSLTSGPDLESCSSESSRGQTTQAPPTSNQASNQVAVWEQEEEAASEESDEPLVQSDEEDVQPDTSLVGLQDVGTMRGSDDSDTAGDLPSG, from the exons AtgataaagaaaccagaactgAGAGGAATCATGTTTGAAAACTTCAGAGAAAGACTTCACATGGTCCAGCAGGATTTCACAACGGG CTTCAAGACCCTCGGAGACAAATCAAGAGACCCCAAAATCAGGAGGAAACCCAG GTTTGAAGAAAGCCTTCCTCATTTCAGTGCTGGACTGGAAATCCTCAGCAg GTATGAGGAGAGTTGGTTTCTGCTCCATAAAAGAACTAAAGACTGTGCTCAGACTGCAGAG gCAGTAGATGGAGACATAGTGATGCTTTCAGCACActgggagagaagaagaacagcTCTGACTCAACTACAGGAACAACTGCAAAGCTTGCCGGCCTTCGTCAGTGAACTAGACGCCATCACTGCTAACATAG ctcaTCTGGAAGGAGACTTTGAGGAGATGGAGAGCCGACTGGTCTACCTGGAGactctgtgttgtcagtgtgaACAGCAGACAGTCAAACAGAATCATATCAACCAACTAGAAGTCTATAAGAAAAAGAAGCG GAAGGAGCTGGAGGCGCTGGAAG TGGAACTGAATTCTGAGCATGCTCAGAAGGTGGCAGAGGTGGAGCAGGCCATGCAGCAGAAACTGAGAGAACGACAGAAAGTCTACGAGGAAGCCTTTAACCAAGACATGGAGCAATACCTGTCCACTGGACAGCTGCAGCACAGAG agacAACAGAAGCTGATGTGCACGTTCTGGATCAGATGACGGTAACTAACATATCAGACCTGGAGGCTTTGGATGACTTCCTCAACTCTGCTGGTGATGATGACATCAGCACAGGGTCATCACTGACCTCAG GTCCAGACCTCGAGTCCTGCTCTTCTGAATCTTCCAGAGGCCAGACGACCCAAGCCCCTCCCACAAGCAACCAAGCATCCAATCAGGTCGCAGTATGGGAGCAAGAAGAGGAAGCGGCCAGCGAGGAGAGCGATGAGCCTCTGGTACAGTCAGACGAAGAGGACGTTCAGCCCGATACGTCATTGGTCGGCCTCCAGGATGTCGGCACAATGAGGGGCTCTGACGACAGTGACACTGCGGGGGACCTGCCCTCTGGGTAA